The genomic DNA GCCGCCGAGCCGGCGGTTGGCTTCGTCCAGCGGAAGCCGGTAGTCAACGCCCACTACGTCCACGCCGACGTCGCGCATGGCCACCAGGAGTTCGGAAGTGCCGGTGCCGAAGTGCACCAGCGGGGCCCCCAGGCCGCGGACGTGGTCCAGGGCGCGGGCGGAGGCCGGGGCAACGTGCCGGACGTAGTCCGCCAGGCCCAGGGAACCGGCCCACGAATCGAACAGCTGTCCGGCACTGGCACCGGCTTCAAGCTGGGCGCGCAGGAACATGCCGGAGGCGTCGGCTGCCCAGGCGGTCAGCGCCTGCCAGGCATCCGGATCCGCGTGCATCATGGTGCGCGGGCCGAGGTGGTCGCGGGAAGGCTTGCCCTCCACCATGTACGCCGCAAGCGTGAACGGGGCGCCGGCAAAGCCGATCAGCGGCTTGGACCCGAGTTCGGCAACGGTCAGCCGGACTGCCTCGCGGATCGGCTCCAGGGCTTCTTCGGTCAGCCGCGGCAGGGCGGCAACGTCCGCTGCGGTGCGCACCGGGGAACCAAGCACGGGACCAACGCCGGGAACAATGTCCACGTCCACCCCGGCGAGTTTCAGCGGGATGACAATGTCGGAGAAGAAGATGCCCGCATCAACATCGTGACGGCGCACCGGCTGGAGGGTGATCTCCGCGGCAAGTTCCGGCCGCAGGCAGGAGTCGAGCATCCCGATTCCCTCGCGCGCCTTCAGGTAC from Arthrobacter zhangbolii includes the following:
- the hemE gene encoding uroporphyrinogen decarboxylase, which produces MTLSATHPLLDGRTADSPLITAYRGGTPTRRPVWFMRQAGRSLPEYLKAREGIGMLDSCLRPELAAEITLQPVRRHDVDAGIFFSDIVIPLKLAGVDVDIVPGVGPVLGSPVRTAADVAALPRLTEEALEPIREAVRLTVAELGSKPLIGFAGAPFTLAAYMVEGKPSRDHLGPRTMMHADPDAWQALTAWAADASGMFLRAQLEAGASAGQLFDSWAGSLGLADYVRHVAPASARALDHVRGLGAPLVHFGTGTSELLVAMRDVGVDVVGVDYRLPLDEANRRLGGRTPLQGNIDPALLSAPWPILEAHVREVLAAGASAPGHVVNLGHGVPPETDATVLTRVVELIHSVEP